One part of the Polyangium spumosum genome encodes these proteins:
- a CDS encoding DUF4362 domain-containing protein, translating to MHGFESPLNSRDSARRLGHVVASLLLVACGCSSPQTPAEGDTRSTAVVEAGRMPSEEDGANSTCGRETNVHGAGYDAAARACLWDAWRNGSPAGLVITMHTVEGDPITYTLRVRPSRVIEVVEDNRDRFGARGVHRSTCKDLERRASGDRFGFVLRGCEGHAAEIVIP from the coding sequence ATGCATGGCTTCGAATCCCCTTTGAACTCGCGCGATTCGGCGCGACGTCTCGGACACGTCGTCGCCTCGCTCCTGCTCGTCGCATGCGGGTGCAGCTCGCCGCAGACCCCGGCCGAGGGCGACACGCGCTCGACCGCCGTCGTCGAGGCCGGCCGCATGCCGTCGGAGGAGGACGGCGCGAACTCCACGTGCGGGCGCGAGACCAACGTGCACGGCGCCGGTTACGACGCCGCCGCGCGCGCGTGCCTCTGGGACGCGTGGCGGAACGGGAGCCCCGCGGGGCTCGTGATCACGATGCACACCGTCGAGGGCGATCCGATCACGTACACGCTGCGCGTGCGGCCGAGCCGCGTCATCGAGGTGGTCGAAGACAACCGCGACAGGTTCGGAGCGCGCGGCGTACACCGCTCGACCTGCAAGGATCTGGAGAGGCGCGCATCCGGTGATCGCTTCGGGTTCGTGCTGCGTGGATGCGAAGGACACGCCGCCGAGATCGTGATTCCCTGA
- a CDS encoding GNAT family N-acetyltransferase, giving the protein MQYDRGYHEARELEDGRVVRLRCIRPEDRDALVRAFGKLSRESRYRRFLADMPFLSPAMARYLTEVDGSDHVAIIATADSLDLKEEEGVGVARFLRLPEEPDVAEAAVTVIDAYQGKGLGRILLDVISRAARERGIRVFRSTVLVSNAPMRRLLDEAGGIVRSDDGETIVVDTPLEEPRPSWSDLAIFRVLRAAAEATRDALLGEADDRGEVDER; this is encoded by the coding sequence GTGCAATACGACCGGGGGTATCACGAGGCGCGGGAGCTCGAGGACGGCCGCGTCGTCAGGTTGCGATGCATCCGTCCCGAGGATCGTGACGCGCTCGTGCGCGCGTTCGGGAAGCTCTCGCGCGAGTCGCGGTACCGCCGCTTCCTCGCCGACATGCCCTTCCTGAGCCCCGCGATGGCGCGGTACCTGACGGAGGTCGACGGCAGCGACCACGTGGCGATCATCGCGACGGCGGACTCGCTCGATCTGAAGGAAGAAGAGGGCGTCGGCGTCGCGCGGTTCCTGCGTTTGCCCGAGGAGCCTGACGTGGCCGAGGCGGCGGTGACGGTGATCGACGCGTACCAGGGCAAGGGGCTCGGCCGTATCTTGCTCGACGTCATCTCGCGCGCGGCGCGCGAGCGTGGCATCCGCGTCTTCCGCTCCACGGTGCTCGTCTCGAACGCGCCGATGCGGCGGCTGCTCGACGAGGCGGGGGGCATCGTGCGGAGCGACGACGGCGAGACGATCGTGGTCGACACGCCGCTCGAAGAGCCTCGCCCGAGCTGGTCGGATCTCGCGATCTTCCGCGTGCTGCGCGCCGCGGCGGAGGCCACGCGCGACGCCCTGCTCGGCGAGGCGGACGATCGAGGCGAGGTCGACGAGAGGTAA
- a CDS encoding OsmC family protein, whose translation MRNVTVKTGEGKFGQSIHVGPHELRGDEPPSAGGDDRGPDPFEFVLAGLGACTSMTIKMYADRKGWPLVSVEVDVAGEKREGAFVAKRSIRLQGDLTEEQQARLLDIANKCPVHKMLTGKIEIESALA comes from the coding sequence ATGCGAAACGTCACGGTGAAGACGGGCGAGGGGAAGTTCGGTCAGTCGATCCACGTCGGACCGCACGAGCTGCGAGGCGACGAGCCGCCGAGCGCGGGCGGCGACGATCGTGGCCCCGACCCGTTCGAGTTCGTGCTCGCGGGCCTCGGCGCGTGCACGTCGATGACGATCAAGATGTACGCGGATCGGAAGGGCTGGCCGCTCGTCTCGGTGGAGGTGGACGTCGCGGGCGAGAAGCGCGAGGGCGCGTTCGTAGCGAAGAGGTCGATCCGGCTTCAGGGAGACCTGACGGAGGAGCAACAGGCGCGGCTGCTCGACATCGCGAACAAGTGCCCGGTGCACAAGATGCTGACGGGGAAGATCGAGATCGAGAGCGCGCTCGCTTGA
- a CDS encoding L,D-transpeptidase has product MRRHCYALLVLAAASLGGCREKPGPLPGLVADAPSEAGAPATTNAAADGAPSAAADADAPPPEASAAAFVDLSGIAHLPPPIPESAPRLASIAMRTDVMSKPDPKATRVGFLRAGAIVEMDPEIAGTSGCKDGWRKIKPYGYVCVGPEATVDLDHPIVRASTRRPDITQRLPYMYGIVTRGGPVYARIPTPEDLKTYEPSLKKHLAKWVKDEESGATYGLDVWMKWKSVASPPALEAMEQRITDEDIPWFLKDGGRVPNLSGLLKSNDLVKIDQVDRRTGVAFVETFLHEGRRYNVSTDLRVIPADRFRPIRGSDFHGYEIGKDINFPFALVRRPGAKRWVWDEGKKKLVASGEVPYRAAVELTGKQKFVGKILHYEMKDGGWIDDRHAGRVDPAKKMPAWGKNGEKWIDINITKQVLVAYEGTKPVFATLVSSGESGLGDPETSKATKRGIFRIHTKHVSVTMDSDAVGEAFELRDVPYVQYFQDGYALHGAYWHDRFGQPKSHGCVNLSPEDARRLFHWTEPQVPYEWHGAARNLTGTVVFIHP; this is encoded by the coding sequence ATGCGACGCCACTGCTACGCGCTGCTCGTCCTCGCGGCGGCTAGCCTCGGCGGCTGCCGTGAGAAACCGGGACCCTTGCCGGGCCTCGTCGCCGACGCTCCGTCCGAAGCCGGCGCGCCCGCGACCACGAACGCCGCCGCGGACGGCGCGCCTTCTGCGGCGGCGGACGCGGACGCGCCGCCTCCCGAGGCGAGCGCCGCAGCGTTCGTCGATCTCTCGGGCATCGCGCACTTGCCGCCCCCGATCCCGGAGAGCGCGCCGCGGCTCGCGAGCATCGCGATGCGCACCGACGTCATGTCGAAGCCGGATCCGAAGGCCACGCGCGTGGGCTTCTTGCGCGCCGGCGCGATCGTCGAGATGGATCCGGAGATCGCGGGGACCTCGGGCTGCAAGGACGGATGGCGCAAGATCAAGCCGTACGGCTACGTCTGCGTGGGCCCCGAGGCGACGGTGGACCTCGACCACCCGATCGTGCGCGCATCGACGCGGCGACCCGACATCACGCAGAGGCTGCCGTACATGTACGGCATCGTGACGCGCGGCGGCCCGGTCTACGCGCGTATCCCGACGCCGGAGGATCTGAAGACGTACGAGCCGAGCCTGAAGAAGCACCTCGCGAAGTGGGTGAAGGACGAGGAGAGCGGGGCGACGTACGGGCTCGACGTGTGGATGAAGTGGAAGTCCGTGGCATCGCCGCCCGCGCTCGAGGCGATGGAGCAGCGGATCACGGACGAGGACATCCCGTGGTTCCTGAAGGACGGCGGCCGCGTGCCGAACCTGTCGGGTCTTTTGAAGTCGAACGATCTCGTGAAGATCGACCAGGTCGATCGTCGCACCGGCGTGGCCTTCGTGGAGACGTTCCTGCACGAGGGGCGTCGCTACAACGTGTCGACGGACCTGCGCGTGATACCGGCCGACCGGTTCCGCCCGATCCGCGGGAGCGACTTCCACGGCTACGAGATCGGCAAGGACATCAACTTCCCGTTCGCGCTGGTGCGCAGGCCCGGGGCGAAGCGCTGGGTGTGGGACGAGGGGAAGAAGAAGCTGGTCGCGAGCGGGGAGGTCCCGTACCGCGCGGCGGTCGAGCTGACGGGCAAGCAGAAGTTCGTGGGCAAGATCCTGCACTACGAGATGAAGGACGGCGGCTGGATCGACGACCGCCACGCGGGCCGCGTGGACCCTGCGAAGAAGATGCCGGCGTGGGGGAAAAACGGCGAGAAGTGGATCGACATCAACATCACGAAGCAGGTGCTCGTCGCCTACGAGGGGACGAAGCCGGTGTTCGCGACGCTGGTGTCGAGCGGCGAGAGCGGCCTCGGTGATCCGGAGACGAGCAAGGCGACGAAGCGCGGGATCTTCCGGATCCACACGAAACACGTGAGCGTGACGATGGACTCGGACGCGGTGGGCGAGGCGTTCGAGCTACGCGACGTGCCGTACGTGCAGTACTTCCAGGACGGCTACGCGCTGCACGGCGCCTACTGGCACGACCGCTTCGGCCAGCCGAAGAGCCACGGCTGCGTGAACCTGTCGCCGGAGGACGCGCGAAGGCTCTTCCACTGGACAGAGCCACAAGTGCCGTACGAATGGCACGGAGCCGCGAGGAACCTGACGGGGACGGTGGTGTTCATCCATCCGTGA